The window GCGCGCGCCAAGACGTGATAAATCCCGCCACCGGACACAAGATCACGGATGTCGCGCGCGCGACGACCGCTGACGTCGATGCCGCCGTCGCCGCAGCCCGCGCGGCGTTCGACTCCGGCGTATGGTCGGGGCGTTCCAGCCGCGAGCGTGCGCGCGTGCTGCAGCGTGCGTACGAGCTCATGCGCGAGCGCACCGACGAGCTTGCACGTGCCGAATCAGTGAACGTCGGCAAGCCGATCACCCTCGCGCAGTTCGTCGACGTCAACAACGCGGCCGAGCTCTTCGAGTACTACGCGAGCCTGGGCCACCACCTCGACGGCGCGGTGCGCGAGACCACCGGCGACACCCACGCCTATGTGAAGAAGGAGCCCTTCGGCGTGGTCGCCGCGATCACGCCGTTCAACTTTCCGCTGATCCTGTCGAGCTCGAAGATCGCGCCCGCGCTGATCGCCGGCAACGCCATCGTGCACAAGCCGGCATCGACCACGCCTCTCTCGGCGCTGCTGATGGCCGAGATCCTCGCCGAGGCCGGCGTGCCCGACGGTGTCTACAACGTGGTGACCGGCTCGGGCTCGGCGATCGGCGATCACCTCGTCTCGCACCCCGACGTCGACAAGGTCGCCTTCACCGGATCGACCGCGGTCGGCGCACATGCGGCATCCCTCGCCGCTTCAGCGCTGACCCCGTTCACGGCCGAATTGGGCGGCAACGCCGCGAACATCCTGTTCGCCGATGCCGACCTCGATCAGGCGATTCAGACGGTCATCTCGGCGTTCGTGTTCAACACGGGGCAGTTCTGCATGGCCGGTCCGCGGCTGCTGGTCGAGCGACCGATCTACGAGACGGTGCTGGGCATTCTGCGCGAAGCGGTGCCGCAGGTGCCGTTCGGTGATCCGTCCGACCCGGCGACCGTCATCGGCCCGCTCGCCAGCGCCGATCAGCTCGAGAAGGTCACGGGCATGGTGCAACGGGCCAAGGATGCCGGTGCCACGGTCATCGTCGGAGGCGAGACGGCCGATCTCGGCGGCGGGTTCTACTTCCGCCCGACGGTGCTGGCCGATCTGCCGGCCGACGCGGAGGCAGTGGCCGAGGAGGTCTTCGGCCCGGTGCTGACCGTCGAGCCGTTCGAGAGCGAAGACGAGGCCGTGGTGCTGGCCAACGGCACGGCGTACGGCCTGGCCTCAGGCATCCAGACCCGCGATCTCGCCAAGGCGCACCGCGTCGCAGCCCGGCTGCAGGCGGGCATCACCTGGATCAACGGCTGGGCGCTGATGGACCCGTCGGTGCCGTTCGGCGGCGTGAAGTCGTCGGGCTGGGGACGCGAGGGCGGCCCGGAAGCCATGGAGTCGTACCAGCGGTCGCACTCCATCGTGTTCAATCTGGCCCAGGGCGCCGCCGGCTGAGCGGAGGGCGCCGCCGGCTGAGCGGAGGGCGCCGCCAGCTGAGCGGCATCCGCCGTTCAGCTCGCAGGACGATCTGTCACCGGCCCCGCAACACGCCGGGGTCTTCGGCCGCCCGGGCACGTTCGTCCTGCGGGGTGAACACGCCGCACACCGGGAGAATGCGGGATGCCGCGACCGCACATGCCCCGCAGGCAAACTCCCTCTTGTCATTACCTATGGCCATAGGTAATGTAACGAGTGAGCGCAGCGACGCGCTCCCTGTGACCCGGAAGGACCCGACGTGGCAGCTCACTCCCCCGCCCCCGACACCACCGCCGCCCTGCAGCTGCTCGACGGCTTCTCGCTCGAGATGACCGGCAAAGACGTCCCCGGGCTCGAAGAGGCGGCACAGGCGATTCCGGCCGGCACCAAGATCAACGTGACCTTCCTGGGCAACGAAGACCTCGAGATGCGGGTCGCGGCCGCCAAGCGGGTCAAAGAACTGGGCTTCACGCCGGTTCCGCACATCTCGGCCCGCCGCATCGCGTCGCAGGCCCAGCTCGAAGAGTTCCTGTCGGCGCTGCACGGGGTCGGCGCGACCGATCACATCTTCTGCGTGGGTGGCGACCCGGCCACCCCCGAGGGGCCGTACGCCGACTCGCTGAGCGTGATCCGCAGCGGCATCCTGCCTGACTACGGCGTGAAAGAGGTGTCGATCGCCGGCTATCCCGAGGGACATCCCGACATCCCCACCGATGTGCTTTGGCAGCACCTGGGTGACAAGTCGGCCGCGCTGACAGCGCAGGGGCTGGATGCTGTCATTCTGACCCAGTTCGCGTTCGACACCGACCCCGTCACCGCCTGGATCGACCAGGTGCGCTCCCGCGGGATCGACACGCAGATCCGCATCGGCACCCCGGGGCCGGCGGGGATCAAGCGACTCCTCGGCTTCGCCCGACGCTTCGGCATCGGCGCGAATGCCATGATCGTGAAGAAGTATGGATTCAGCCTGACCAACCTGATGGGCACTGCCGGTCCTGACCGGTTCGTGACCGATCTGTCGGCCCTGCTTGCGCAGGACCCGGCATCGGGTAGCGTCAAGCTCCACTTCTACACCTTCGGCGGACTGCTGGCCACCGCGAACTGGGCCCGCGGGTTCGTCGCGGAACGAGCCTGAGGAGGCCCCGAGTGACTGTCCACAATGAGACCCTGCGCGACCACGCATGCCTGATCGTACACGGCCCCGACCAGCCGGGGCTGGTGGCGGCCGTCACCGGTCTTGTCACCCGCAACGAGGGCAACATCGTCTCGCTGGACCAGTACTCCGACAACCCGGCCGGTGGGGCGTTCTTCCAGCGGGTCGTGTTCCACCGTGCCGACCTGGCCGCTGCCATTCCCGCCATCGAGGCCGACATCCAGGCGACGCTGGACCCGTACGGGGTCGAGTGGACGCTGAGTGATCAGTCGATCCCCAAGCGCATGGCGATCCTCGCCTCCACCAGCGACCACTGCCTGCTCGAACTGCTCTGGCGGCATCGGCGCGGCGAGCTGCCGGTGACCATCCCGATGGTCATCAGCAACCACACCAACACCGCCGAAGACGTGCGCACCTTCGGCGTACCGTTCTTCCACGTGCCCTCGCAGGGCCCCGACAAGTCCGAGGCCGAGGCCAAGATCCTCGAGCTCGTGCAGGGCAACGTCGACTTCGTGGTGCTGGCCCGGTACATGCAGATCATCTCCGAGGACTTCCTCGAGAAGGTCGGGGTGCCGGTGATAAACATCCACCACTCCTTCCTGCCCGCCTTCATCGGCGCCGCGCCCTACCGCAAGGCGAAGGAACGCGGCGTCAAGCTCATCGGGGCGACCTCGCACTATGTGACCCGCGACCTCGACGAGGGCCCCATCATCGAGCAGGACGTCGCCCGCGTCGACCACTCCATGACCGCGAGCGATCTGCAGGCCCGCGGCGCCTATGTCGAACGCGAAGTGCTCGCCCGCGCCGTGCAATGGCACGCCGAAGACCGCGTGATCCGACACGGAAACCAGACCATCGTGTTCGACTGACGCAGCGGCCGACACACGACGGGATGCCTCGACCCGAGGCATCCACCCACCCCATGAACAGAGAGGTTCCCATGGCCGACAACCTTCAGCAGCTCATCGACGAGACCAATCCCGTCGACCTGCTGCGCAACTCGCAGATCGGGTCGTACATCTACCCGGTCGTGCCGGCGGATTTCACGAACTGGATCAAGGAGCAGAAGGCCTGGCGCGACACGGCCGTGCTCTACGACCAGACGCACCACATGGACAACGTGTTCCTCAAGGGCTCCGACGCCATCAAGCTGATCAGCGACACCGCCATCAACTCGGTGGCGACTTTTCCCGTCGATCGCGCCAAGCAGTATGTGCCGACAACCTCGCAGGGGCACGTGATCGGCGACGGCATCCTGTTCCACGAGGCCGAGGACGAGTACGTGTACGTCGGCCGCGCGCCGGCGTCGAACTGGCTGATGTATCACGGCGAGACCGGCGGCTACGCCAACCTCGACGTCACCGTCGACCGCCGCTCGCCCTCACGCCCGTACGGGCACGCGGTGTCGCGGCAGTACTACCGCTTTCAGATCCAGGGGCCGAATGCCTGGCAGGTCATTGAGAAGCTCAACGGCGGCCCGCTCGAGCAGCTGCGGTTCTTCACCATGTCGACCATGCAGATCGCCGGCCGGCAGGTGCGCACGCTGCGTCACGGCATGGCCGGTGCACCGGGACTGGAGGTCTGGGGGCCGTATGAAGACCACGACGCGATTCGCGACGCCATCGTCGAGGCGGGCGCCGAGTTCGGGCTGCTGCCCACCGGATCGCGCGCGTATCCCTCGAACACGCTCGAGTCGGGGTGGATCCCTTCGCCGCTGCCGGCTATCTACACCGGTGAGGCCGAGCGCGGCTACCGCGAGTGGCTCGGCATCGACAGCTATGAGGCGACCGGAACGCTGGCCGGCTCGTTCGTGTCCGAGAACATCGAGGACTACTACCTGACCCCGTGGGAGCTCGGGTACGGCTCGTTCGTCAAGTTCGACCACGACTTCATCGGCCGCGACGCCCTGGAGAAGATCGACCCGGCCACGCAGCGGCGCAAGGTGACGCTCGCGTGGAACGCCGAGGACATGACGAAGATCTACGGCTCGCTGTTCGATGTCGAAGGCCCCAGCTACAAGTTCTTCGACTTGCCGTTGGCCAACTACGGATCGGCGAACTACGACGCGGTCACCGACGCCGACGGCACCGTGGTCGGATATTCGATGTTCACCGGCTACAGCGCGAACGAGCGCCGTGCCCTGTCGTTGGCAACGGTCAACCCCGACGTGCCCGAGGGCGCCGAGGTCACGGTGCTGTGGGGCGAAGACCCGAACACCACCAAGGCCACCGTCGAGCCGCATGTGCAACTGCCCGTGCGTGCAGTGGTCAGCCCGGTGCCGTACTCCACAGTGGTCCGACAGAGCTACCACGGGGGCTGGCGCACCGGCTACACCGAGAGCTGACCGGGTCTCGAACGCGGCGGGGCTGCGGCATCCCTACCCCGCCGCGTTCAGCTCGCAGGACGCTTTCGCGATCCCGGGCGTGTCGCCCGGCGTGTTGTACCGGCTGCAACGAAATCTCCTGCGAACCGAACGGCCCGATAACCTCGATGCGGAGGCGGAAGGAGCGGCATGAGCCTGCGCTACGCACTGTTGGCCATCTTGCGGGTCGGCCCACTCTCTGGCTATGACCTGCAGAAGCAGTTCTCACAGTCGGTCGGACACGTCTGGCATGCGCCCGACTCGCAGATCTATCCCGAGCTGCGCAAGATGCAGGCCGACGGCCTCATCGAGGGGGAAGAGCAGCTGCGCGGACAGCGCGGGATGCGACGGGTCTACCACGTGACCGAGGCGGGCGACCGCGCCTACCAGGAGTGGATGGCCTCACCCCTGGACTACCAGCGGGTGCGCGACCCTGCGCACCTGCGTGCCGCCTACCTTGAGAACACGACCCCCGAGGCGGCCCGCGACTTTCTGCACCGGCACATCGCGTACTGGGAGAGCGAGCTCGAGGCGTTCCAGGGCGAACTCGATCACATCGAGCGCATGGACAGCATGATGCTCAATCGGCGTCTGGCCGTCATCCCACCCGACGAGCACGAGGCCGCCATCGAGTACAAGCGCTTCTCATACGAGGGACTGGCCGAGCGGGCACGCGGCGAGATCGCGTGGGCGCGCCGGGGGTTGGCGCTCGTCGACCGGCTCGAGAGGGTGGATGCCGCGGCCCGACCGTGAGCGCAGAAGTCCGCCTCACGGCGACACCTCCTCGAGCACCCGGTTTCTCGTGTGCACGGTGAACTGGGCGAGCACCGACGCCACGATGAGGAACGACGAGATCAGCAGTAGCGCCCAGGTCACCGACAGGTGCGGGATCAGCGGTGCGAGCACCATGATCCCGATGCCGCCGCCGAGATGGCCGACGCCGTCGACGATCGCGAATCCGGTCGAGCGGGCGCGCGTCGGGAAGTTCTCGGCTGTCAGCGCATAGGTCGGTGAGACCCACAGGTTGAATCCGGCGAAGATGAGGATCGCGCCGATGAAATCCATCGCGAGCGACTGCCCGCCCACGGCGATGATGACGGCGCCGATGAACGTCACCACCGTGGCAACCGGCAGCCAGTACCGGCGCTCGAGCTTCTCGACGATGAACGACATCACAATCGCCTCGCCGACGAACCCGAGCGTGCCCACGGCGGCGACAACTCCTGCCTCGGGAGGACTGAAACTCAGCGAGGTGAGCACCGAGGTGAATCCGGCGGCATACGCATACACGGTGATGTACCCGAAGAACCAGAGGAAGAACAGCAGGATCATCCGCCGCAGATACACCGGGTTGCCGAAGATGTCGGCGTAGGGCACGCTTCGCGCGGGCGGCCAGTGCGTCGGCACGCCCTCCAGGGTTGGTTCGGCCAGAGCGTTGCGCCGGGCAGCGCGCTCCTCCATGGCCGCCGCGATCTTCTCAGCCTCTGCAATGCGGCCGCGCTGCAGCAGCCAGCGCGGCGATTCGGGCAGCTGAAACCGCAGCACTATCGCTATCACGGCCAGGATCGCCCCGATCGCGTACATCCAGCGCCATCCGGTCTCCAGCCCGAGCGCGAACGGCAGACCGGCCGGCCAGGGTTCCGGCGCCGTGGTCAGGAACAGCCCGAGCCAGATGCCGAAGAAGGCGCCCAACGCCGACATGATGAAGATCACAGTGGTGAACTTCGCACGGGACTGCTTGGGCGAGACCTCGCCGATGTACGTGTTCACGATCGCCAGATCGGCGCCGATGCCGATGCCGGTG is drawn from Microbacterium protaetiae and contains these coding sequences:
- the ligM gene encoding vanillate/3-O-methylgallate O-demethylase → MADNLQQLIDETNPVDLLRNSQIGSYIYPVVPADFTNWIKEQKAWRDTAVLYDQTHHMDNVFLKGSDAIKLISDTAINSVATFPVDRAKQYVPTTSQGHVIGDGILFHEAEDEYVYVGRAPASNWLMYHGETGGYANLDVTVDRRSPSRPYGHAVSRQYYRFQIQGPNAWQVIEKLNGGPLEQLRFFTMSTMQIAGRQVRTLRHGMAGAPGLEVWGPYEDHDAIRDAIVEAGAEFGLLPTGSRAYPSNTLESGWIPSPLPAIYTGEAERGYREWLGIDSYEATGTLAGSFVSENIEDYYLTPWELGYGSFVKFDHDFIGRDALEKIDPATQRRKVTLAWNAEDMTKIYGSLFDVEGPSYKFFDLPLANYGSANYDAVTDADGTVVGYSMFTGYSANERRALSLATVNPDVPEGAEVTVLWGEDPNTTKATVEPHVQLPVRAVVSPVPYSTVVRQSYHGGWRTGYTES
- a CDS encoding methylenetetrahydrofolate reductase, with product MTGKDVPGLEEAAQAIPAGTKINVTFLGNEDLEMRVAAAKRVKELGFTPVPHISARRIASQAQLEEFLSALHGVGATDHIFCVGGDPATPEGPYADSLSVIRSGILPDYGVKEVSIAGYPEGHPDIPTDVLWQHLGDKSAALTAQGLDAVILTQFAFDTDPVTAWIDQVRSRGIDTQIRIGTPGPAGIKRLLGFARRFGIGANAMIVKKYGFSLTNLMGTAGPDRFVTDLSALLAQDPASGSVKLHFYTFGGLLATANWARGFVAERA
- a CDS encoding PadR family transcriptional regulator, yielding MSLRYALLAILRVGPLSGYDLQKQFSQSVGHVWHAPDSQIYPELRKMQADGLIEGEEQLRGQRGMRRVYHVTEAGDRAYQEWMASPLDYQRVRDPAHLRAAYLENTTPEAARDFLHRHIAYWESELEAFQGELDHIERMDSMMLNRRLAVIPPDEHEAAIEYKRFSYEGLAERARGEIAWARRGLALVDRLERVDAAARP
- a CDS encoding MFS transporter; translation: MSGTVGAVGPASRRRLGEPIPEASRYVMARLDRIRTWSLSPAFLVIVGLGFLFTFYDIFDINVSFVQTCVQLVPGCTPESALASLPLPTLLNLVGYVVGTLVLSPLSDRIGRRNMLLITMLITGLGSLYTALAGDYVNFTISRIVTGIGIGADLAIVNTYIGEVSPKQSRAKFTTVIFIMSALGAFFGIWLGLFLTTAPEPWPAGLPFALGLETGWRWMYAIGAILAVIAIVLRFQLPESPRWLLQRGRIAEAEKIAAAMEERAARRNALAEPTLEGVPTHWPPARSVPYADIFGNPVYLRRMILLFFLWFFGYITVYAYAAGFTSVLTSLSFSPPEAGVVAAVGTLGFVGEAIVMSFIVEKLERRYWLPVATVVTFIGAVIIAVGGQSLAMDFIGAILIFAGFNLWVSPTYALTAENFPTRARSTGFAIVDGVGHLGGGIGIMVLAPLIPHLSVTWALLLISSFLIVASVLAQFTVHTRNRVLEEVSP
- a CDS encoding aldehyde dehydrogenase family protein, with translation MTIPQTTTGFAPGRLYIGGDWRDASDGARQDVINPATGHKITDVARATTADVDAAVAAARAAFDSGVWSGRSSRERARVLQRAYELMRERTDELARAESVNVGKPITLAQFVDVNNAAELFEYYASLGHHLDGAVRETTGDTHAYVKKEPFGVVAAITPFNFPLILSSSKIAPALIAGNAIVHKPASTTPLSALLMAEILAEAGVPDGVYNVVTGSGSAIGDHLVSHPDVDKVAFTGSTAVGAHAASLAASALTPFTAELGGNAANILFADADLDQAIQTVISAFVFNTGQFCMAGPRLLVERPIYETVLGILREAVPQVPFGDPSDPATVIGPLASADQLEKVTGMVQRAKDAGATVIVGGETADLGGGFYFRPTVLADLPADAEAVAEEVFGPVLTVEPFESEDEAVVLANGTAYGLASGIQTRDLAKAHRVAARLQAGITWINGWALMDPSVPFGGVKSSGWGREGGPEAMESYQRSHSIVFNLAQGAAG
- the purU gene encoding formyltetrahydrofolate deformylase gives rise to the protein MTVHNETLRDHACLIVHGPDQPGLVAAVTGLVTRNEGNIVSLDQYSDNPAGGAFFQRVVFHRADLAAAIPAIEADIQATLDPYGVEWTLSDQSIPKRMAILASTSDHCLLELLWRHRRGELPVTIPMVISNHTNTAEDVRTFGVPFFHVPSQGPDKSEAEAKILELVQGNVDFVVLARYMQIISEDFLEKVGVPVINIHHSFLPAFIGAAPYRKAKERGVKLIGATSHYVTRDLDEGPIIEQDVARVDHSMTASDLQARGAYVEREVLARAVQWHAEDRVIRHGNQTIVFD